A DNA window from Citricoccus sp. K5 contains the following coding sequences:
- a CDS encoding signal peptidase II, whose amino-acid sequence MLLTVGIGVGVAVLDQSTKWWAEHALSLGERVPILGDLLGLQLIYNPGAAFSLGTDATWIFTIISAVAVGVAIWFTLRVRTLSWAIVIGCLGGAAVSHLGDRLLRPPSVGQGHIVDFIAYGDWFIGNIADIFIVGGVVAVLILATTEHDRDTAEAPQ is encoded by the coding sequence GTGCTCCTGACTGTCGGGATCGGGGTCGGCGTAGCGGTCCTGGACCAGTCGACCAAGTGGTGGGCGGAGCACGCCCTTTCCCTGGGTGAGCGAGTTCCGATCCTAGGAGATCTGCTCGGGCTCCAGTTGATCTATAACCCTGGCGCGGCCTTCTCGCTCGGCACTGACGCGACCTGGATCTTCACCATCATCTCGGCTGTGGCCGTCGGGGTGGCGATCTGGTTCACCCTTCGGGTCCGAACTCTGTCCTGGGCCATTGTGATTGGGTGCCTCGGTGGCGCGGCGGTCTCCCACCTGGGTGACCGGCTCCTGCGCCCACCCTCGGTCGGGCAGGGGCATATCGTGGACTTCATCGCCTATGGAGACTGGTTCATCGGCAACATAGCGGACATCTTCATCGTCGGCGGGGTGGTGGCCGTGCTCATCTTGGCCACCACGGAGCACGACCGCGACACCGCAGAAGCCCCGCAGTAG